Sequence from the Pseudomonadota bacterium genome:
CCCAACCCGCAGGTCGCGCCGGTGCTGCACGCCATGCTCGACGGGCAGCCACGGGTCGAACTCATCGCGCCGCTCGGCTACCAGGAGTTCCTGGCGCTGCTCGCCGCCAGCAGCCTGGTGCTGTCGGATTCCGGCGGCGTGCAGGAGGAGGTCGCCGCGATCGGCGTGCCCTTGCTGGTGCTGCGCGATTGCACGGAACGCGTCGAGATCCTCGCCACCGGCCTCGCGCGCCTGGCGCCCGATCCGGCCGCGCTGGCGGCGATGCTGGCCGACGGCGCGCCGTGGCCGGCGCGACGGGCGCTGCCCCATAACCCCTTCGGTGACGGCCACAGCGGGCCGCGCATCGTGCGCGCCGTGGCGCGCATGCTCGCCGCGCGCAACTTCTGAACTCGACCCGCGCCGCGCTCAGCCGGGTCTCGGGCGCAGGCCCGATTCTTCCGCTCGCTTGCCCTGGCTCATGGACTTCCGGGGTATATCCGCCAAGAAAAATTAATAAGTCGCGATAGGTCTATGAATCCTATAACATATCCACGGATTTTTACTTGCGCGAGCAACGGAGCATCGAATGTTCGAGCCGAGCAGCCGCCGGCGCCGACCGCTTCGTGTCCTGCGAGCCGCCGTGGTGGCGTGCGCGGGATCCGTCGCGCTCGCGGGCCAGGCCGCGGAGGGAGTCGGGGGCGAACTGGAAGCGGGCGGCATTTATTACAACGTGAATGACGGCTTTGCCGACACGCGCGGCGCCTACCTGCGTGGCCGCCTGGACACGGGCGCCAGCGACCAGTGGCGCGCCGAGGCCAACGAGCTGTCGCGCTTCGGCGATGAGGGCTTCTACGGCGCGCTCGGCAATGTCCACCAGTTCGGTCCCGACTGGTTTACCTCCGTCAACATCGGTTCGAGTTCGGGTGGCTTCTACTGGCCGCGCCTGCGCACCGACGTCAGCGTCAGCCGGCGCTGGCTGCCGGGACGCAATCTCGTCACCACGCTCGGCGTCACCTGCTTCGATGCCAAGGACATCCATACCGACACCGGCTTCAAGGCCGAAGCGGTGTGGTACAGCGCCTCGAAGTGGATAGTGCAGGCCGGCACCACCTACAACATCAGCCACCCCGGCGCGGTCGGCTCGGCCTCGGGCTACGTGGCGCTGTCCCATGCCGAGAATGGCAAGCGCATCGTCACGGCGCGCTTAGGCGGCGGTGAACAGGCCTACCAGCCGTTCGCCGACAACCGCTTCAACGTCGGCATCAGTTTTGGCGAGCTGCGCGTGAGCTGCAAACAGTGGCTGGGCAAGCGCTGGGGTATCAACGTGTCCGCCGACAGCTATGTCAGCAGCACCTATGACCAGCATGGCGTAGAGCTTGGTCTGTTCCAGGAATTCTGAACATGGCGCGCGCGCCCGGTACGCCGTGGGGCTTGCTGGAGCGGCTGCGCTACCAGAGCCATTCGGGGCGCGTGATACGTCGCCATCGCGCCCTGCATCGCCTCGAGTTCCGGCGCGCGAGCCTGCTCCATCCGCTGCTGCTGGTCGGTGGCAGCTACCTCGCGCTGTGGCTGGGCGCCGATTACATCACCGCCTTCTGGCGCTGGGAGTTCGCGTTCTGGCTGCCGCGCCTCGATCTGCCCGCCGCGCTCGACACCCAGACCCGCGTGCTGTTCGGACCGCTGGCCTACAGCGTACCGTTTCCGGCCTTGAGCGGCAGCGCGCCCGACATCGACACCCTGCGCGCCAGCGTCGCGGCCTGCGCCTTGATCATGCTGGTGGCGTTTCTCACCATGCGCGGTCGCATGCTGCCCATCGGCTATCTCTTGTGGGGCGCGTGCCTCGTGCAGTTCCTGACCTCGGCGCTGTTCTGGCTGGCGCCCGCGCCGTTCGCCTACAGTCTCGCCAGCCATGTCGCCAACGGCCTCGAATACGCGCTGGTGCTGGTGTTGTTCGTGCCCTTGCTGCTGTCGTTCTCCTATTACGTGTTCGAATACTCGCTGCCGAAGAAAATCGCCGGCACGCTGTTGATCATCGCCGGCATCGTGCTGGTCACGCCCTTTCAGTACCTCGTGCATGTGCTCCTCATCGAGGCCGGCTCGCTGTTGCTGCTGCCGCTGTTGTACGTGTTGTTCGGGCTGTTGTTCGATATCGGCGTGTTCATCGCGCTGTACGCGTGGGTGGTGAGTTGGGAGTCATGACATGAGTGGCCTTGCCCCTCACGCTGTCGTACTTGCGCTGAAGTGCGTGGTGTATTTCGTGCTGGTGCTGATGATCGTCTACACCCTGCGCCACGTGCTGTTCACCATGAATCGCCTGTTCGGCCGCCAGCGCCATCCCTATCTCGACATCGATACCGCCGACTGGCCGTTCGTGACGGTGGTGGTGCCGGCCCACAACGAAAGCGTGGTGATCGCCCATGCGCTCGACGCCCTGGCGGACGTCGACTATCCCACTGAGCGTTACGAAGTGGTGGCGGTCGACGATCGCTCCAGCGACGACACCTGGGCGGTGATGAGCGCCGCATGTGAACGGCATCCCGAGGTGTTGCGCATCCTGCGTCGCAGCGAGGGCATGCCGGGGCAAGGCGGCGGTGCTGAAGGAAGTGTCGGAAGCGCTGGATTCCGATGTGCTCATCGTGTTCGACGCCGACTACGTGCCGGGGCGTGGCCTCATCAAGCAGATTGCCGCGCCGTTCTTCGACGCCGAGGTGGGCGCGGTGATGGGACGCGTGGTGCCGCACAACACGTCGAGCAACCTGCTCACGCGCCTGCTCGACCTGGAACGCGCCGGTGGTTACCAGGTCGACCAGCAGGCGCGCATGAATCTCGGCCTGCTGCCGCAATACGGCGGTTCGGTGGGCGGCGTGCGGCTGTCGGCGCTGCGCGCGGTGGGCGGCTGGCGCGTCGATGTCTATGCGGAAGACACCGACCTTACCTATCGGCTGATGCTGGCCGGCTTCAAGACCGTCTACGAGAATCGCTGCGAGTGCTACGAAGAAGTGCCGGAAGTGTGGCAGGAGCGCAATCGTCAGATCATGCGCTGGGCCAAGGGCCACAACCAGGTCGCGCTGCGTCACCTCGGCCGCACGCTGCGCGCGCCGGGCATGGGCTTGTTCGAACGCCTGGACGCCGTGCTGCTGCTCGGCGTGTACATGTTGGCGCCGCTGCTGTTGCTGGGCTTTGTATCCGCGTTTGCCTTGTTCCTGCTCGGTGAGCCGGTGCTGCGCGGCGGCGCGCTGGTGGTGTTTGGCCTGGTGTCGTTCAGCGCGCTCGGCAATTACGCGGCTTTCTTCGAGATCGCGGCGGCGCTGCACCTCGATGGCTCGCGCAAACGCCTGCGCCTGTTGCCGCTCAATTTCCTCAACTTCCTGGTCAGCCTCATCAACATCACGCGCGCCTGCGCCTCGCTGTTGTTCGACGACACGCTCAGGCGGCGCGAACTGCGCTGGGACAAGACCGCGCGCTATCGCGTCAACGGCCATTCGTGATGATGTGGCATGCGCTGTTCTGGGTGCTGGCGCTCTTGGTGTGCACGGCGCCGTTCATGCCGGCGCTGCGCGAATGGCTCAACGGCAGCGACGCGGCGCCGCTGGTGGTGGTGCGCGCGAGCAGAACGCAACATCCGCCATTTCGCCGCTTCGTTCTTCGACCAGATCCAGAATTTCTTCGAGCGCGAAGGCATCGACCCTTTGTCACCGCCGCCCGATTACGAGGGTGAGTTCCGCCCTGGCCAGCGCTTCCTGCTGCTCGGGCCGGACAGCCGACCGCAGTGGTCGGACGAGATCCGGCGCACGCGCCTGGTCGACACGCTCCTGATCGGCTGCGGCGACCTGATGGTGGAAGGTGGCTATGTCTACGAGCAGGAGATCTATTGCGGCGGCCAGCTCTACGGTGGCGCCAATGCCACGTTTCGCGCCGTCTATGCCGGCACCGACCTGGTACTGGGCCAGAACTGCACGGTGGCGCGCTGGCTGCACTCCCGGGGCCATGTGCACATTGGCCGCGATTGCACGGTGTATGGCCGCATCTCAGCACGTCCTCGATCACGCTCGCGCCCGGCACGCGTTTTCAGCGTTTGAATGCCGAGGTGGTGCGCTTCGCCTCGGACGCCGCGGTGGCGGGTGGTCTGAACATGCAGCGACCGCCGCCGATCCCGTGGACCCTGCCGAAAACCGTGCGCCACCTGGACGAGCACACGGTGGCGGTGGCCTCGGATCTCAAGCTCTACACGGCAACCCGCGTCGACAGCCACCTGGTTGCCGAAGGGCGCCTCGAGGTCGGCACGAGCTCGGAACTGAACTGCAGCAATATCAAGGCTCGCACCGCCCTGGTGCTGGGCGCCGGATGCGTGGTACGCGGCGCCCTGGTATGTCAGGCCCCCATCACCATCGGCCCCGGTTGCCTGGTGAAGGCCCGGTGGTGTCCGGAGTCCACCATCTCGATCGCGGCCGGCAGCGTGATCGGCACGCCGGGACTCGCGACCACGGTCACAGCTCCGCGCATCCGCGTGGAGTCGGGGTGTCAGGTGTCCGGTACCCTATGGGCGACGGCCGAAGGCGTGGTCGACGCGCCGTCGCGGCGCGCCGCTGTGTAAATTCTTGTTGCAGCTCACGGATGACACAATTGTTAGAGAGACGGGTGACCTGGCATGGCGATAATTACAGACATGAAAAACTCACGATACACGCGTCGCGGCCAGGGACTGGCGGCATTGGCCCTGGTCTCCATTGCGCCCGTGGCGCTGGCCGACAGTCTCACCTGGAGTGCCACTGACGGCGCCTGGGAAAACGGCGCCAACTGGTCGGGCGCCGCCGTGCCCGGCGCCGACGATTTCGTCGCCATCGATTACACCGGCAGCGTCACGTCCTCGGCCACCGGCAATATCGCCGGAAGTGTCGAACCACAGCGCGCTGGGCATAGGCGCGGGCAAACTCACGGTGGTCGGCACGCTCGCCAGTTTTCGGCGCGGTGAGCGTCGACGGCGGCGCCCTGCTCGATGCCGGGCGCATCATCATCAAAGCGGCGGCGCGCTGCACGCGGCCGATCTCGGCACCACGGTGCAGGTGGTGCAGGGCATCTTCAATCACGGTGACTGGCGCATGAGCGGCGGCGCCATCGCCAGCGCCGAAAGCTTCGACAACTTCGCCACCTTGCGCTTCGAAAGCGACGGCAAGGCCGCCGCCAACAGCGCCGATCAACCACGCCGGCGCGACGTGCCGTGATCGGCGCCGGCGGCATGATCGCCATTCGGCAACCTCACCAATGACGGCAGCCTCGAAGTCAAGACCGCGGCGCAGCTCGGGACCATAGCATCGACAACAAGGCCTCGATGCTGGTCGAGGCGGAGGGCAGGTGCAGACCAAACAGCCAGATCAATGACGGCAGCCTCCGAAGTTACGGGCATCGACGCCGAGTACATCGCGCAGGACGTGGTGACCAATCGCGGCAGCGTGAAAGTGCTGGCCGGCGCGAGCGCCAATATCGACACCGTGGACAACCATGCGTCTTTCATCGTCGACGGCGCGCATCTCGATGCGGTCAATTTCAACAACGATACCGATGGCGCGCTGACCTTGAGCAACGGCGCGACGGTGAGCCTCGGTGAAGTGCTGAGCGCCAGCCGCTTCGGCATCAGCATCGACGGCGTGCAGGCGCGCCTCGATACCGTCAAGTTCCAGCAACTGCTTGGCGCCACTTCCATCAACGGCGGCACGCTCGGCGCCAGCGACGCGTTCGGTGTGCAGATCGCCGGCGGCGAGTTGCGCGAGTCACGGCAGCATAGACGGCCGCAGGTCGTCACCGTCGACGGTCTGCTGACACCGGGTGACGCGCTGGATGCCAGCGGCGAGTTCGATATCGCCGCGGGCCTCGCGCTGTTGGGCGGCAGCTTCGCCGTCGACCTGGGCGGCACGGCGCGTGCCGAGCACGATGTCCTCGATGTGCACGGCGATGCGACCCTGGGCGGCATACTGAGCGTATCGCTGCTGGCGGGATACCGACCGGTGTTGGGGGACGCCTTCGACATCATCCTCGCCGACAGCATCAGCGGTGCGTTCGGCAACATCCTGCTGCCGACGCTCGGCAATGGTCTCAAGTTCACGACTCTGAACGGTGGCACCTTTTTCCGTGTACAGGTCGCGGCGGTGCCGCTGCCGGCGCCGGCGCTGCTGCTCGGCGGCGCATTGGCGGTGCTGGGGGGGCTCTCCCGCCGCCGCCTGTAGGTGCGAATTCATTCGCACATTTAACGGCGCCGCGATGTGCCGTGCAGAGCCCGCCAATGTGCGAATGAATTCGCACCTACGGGTGCGTGAGCCGGTCTCTATAACCCCGCTTCGTGTGTTTCGCTGAACCTTCCCCTGCGGTTACCCTCATGACTGGCTCATGGCACAGGGGAGACACGCATGGCCCTCGATCTGCTCATCAAGAACGGCACGGTGGTCGATGGCAGCGGCGCGCCGCGCTACCAGGCCGACGTCGGCGTGCTGGACGGCCGCATCGTCAGCATCGGCAAGAGCGACGACAGCGCCAAACGCGTGATCGACGCCGCCGACTGCGTGGTCGCGCCGGGCTTCATCGATCCCCATACCCATTACGACGCGCAGATGTGCTGGGACAACGCCGCCACGCCCTCGCCCTGGCACGGCGTGACCAGCGTGGTGATGGGCAATTGCGGGGTCGGCATCGCGCCGTGTCGACCCGAAGCGCGCGAGATCGCGATGCGCGATCTGGTCAACGTCGAGGCGATTCCCTTCGAAGTGCTGGAGCGCGGCATCACCTGGGATTTCGAAACCTTTCCCGAATTCATGGCCGCCGCAGCGCGTCGCCAGCCCGGCGTGAATCTCGCGTTTCTCGCGCCGCTGACGCCGTTCCGTCATTACGTGATGGGCGATGCCTCGATGGAGCGCGCCGCCAGCGGCGACGAAACCGCGCGCATCGCCGCCTTGCTCGGCGAGGCGATGGATGCCGGCGCGTTTGGTTTTTCCAGCACCGTGCTCAATCAGCACATGGGTTTTGGCGGCCGACCGCTGGCCTGTCGCAATGCCAGTCACGCCGAGTATCGCGCCTACGGCGAAGTGCTGAAGGCGCGCGGCAAGGGTGCGGTGGAAGTGGCGCTGACGCGCCAGATAGCGGTGCTCGAAGATGATGGCTATGAATTGCTGGACGTGCTGCTGGCGGCCAGCGGTCGGCCGGTGACCTTCATCGCCATGTTCGATCGCGACGACATCCCCGAAGCGGTGCGCGACACCCTCGCCAAGGTCGCGCCGCTGATCGCGCGCGGCGCGCGGCCGCAGACCTCGCCGTTGCCGTTGACCCGTGAATTGAACATGCGCAATCCGTTCGTGTTCGCGCCCTTCCCGTCGTGGCGCGCCCTGTTCGTCGACCAGTCCAAGCCCGCGCAGCGCGCGATATATGCCGATCCGGACTTCCGCGCACGTTTTCGCGAGGATCTGAAACGGCCGCAGACTTTCGGCAACTGGACACGGGTGCGCGTGCACGAAGTGCGCAAGGCCGAACTCAAGGGCTATGAAGGCCGGACCATCGACGAGATCGCGAAGGCCGAGGGCAAGGACCCGGTCGATGCCTTCCTTGATCTCACGCTGGCCGACGACCTGGACAACGAGTTCATCCTCTCGACCTTCAATCATCGCGTCGACCGCATGAAGGAGATCCTCGCCAACCGTGACATGTTGCTCGGTCTCGGTGACGGCGGCGCGCATCTCGACATCCTGTGCGACGCCGGCTATCCGACCTACCTGCTCGGCACCTGGGTGCGCGAACACGGCGCCTTGAGTCTCGAGGAAGGCGTGCGGCGCCTGTGCGGCGACCCGGCGGATTTCTTCGGCATCCGCGACCGCGGACGACTGGCGGTGGGGCTCGCCGCCGACATCACGGTGTTCGATCCTGCCACCGTCGGCTCCAGCAACCGCGGTGAACGGCGCTACGACCTGCCCGGCGGCGCGAAGCGCATCGTCATGCCGTCGCGCGGCATCCTGCATACCATCGTCAATGGCGAGACCCTGTACGAGAACGGCGCGCTGACCGACGCGCGGGCAGGGGCAGGTGCTGCGATCGTCCAGCCGCCGCCCCACCAGGGGCGCCCCCCCCCCCCCCCCGGCCCCCGGCGCAGGGTCGGCTCAGGAGGCGGCCCCGGCCGGTCGCCAGGCCGGGGGGGGGGGGGGGGGGGGGGGGGGGGGGGGGGGGGGGGGGGGAGTCGCCCCGCGCCGGTGGCGGGGCCGCGAGACAACGGCGCGGGGGCCCGGGGCCCCCCCCCCCCCACCCGCCCGCGCGGGTGGGTCATCCCTGACCCTCGGCATCGACGCATCCCGCGAACGATGCCGACTGGCGCGGCGGGCGGTGCGAGCAACGCTCGTCGACCCGCCGCGTCAAGCTAAGACGCCGCCCGGCGTGCCGCACTCGCGCAAGGGCGGCAACGCGCTGCGAATCAAAGCCACCAGTTCGCCCTGCTTATGCACGCCGAGCTTTTCGTAGATTCTTTTCAGCGTGAAACGCGCGCTCTCATAGGTGACGCCGGCGCAGGCCGCGGCCTTGTGCACCGAGTCGCCATCGGCGAGGCCGACCGCAATGCGCGATTCGGCCGGCGTGAAGCCGAACATCGCGCGTACGCGCGCTTCGTGGGC
This genomic interval carries:
- a CDS encoding polymer-forming cytoskeletal protein, whose translation is MHGVWPHLSTSSITLAPGTRFQRLNAEVVRFASDAAVAGGLNMQRPPPIPWTLPKTVRHLDEHTVAVASDLKLYTATRVDSHLVAEGRLEVGTSSELNCSNIKARTALVLGAGCVVRGALVCQAPITIGPGCLVKARWCPESTISIAAGSVIGTPGLATTVTAPRIRVESGCQVSGTLWATAEGVVDAPSRRAAV
- the yaiO gene encoding YaiO family outer membrane beta-barrel protein, with translation MNDGFADTRGAYLRGRLDTGASDQWRAEANELSRFGDEGFYGALGNVHQFGPDWFTSVNIGSSSGGFYWPRLRTDVSVSRRWLPGRNLVTTLGVTCFDAKDIHTDTGFKAEAVWYSASKWIVQAGTTYNISHPGAVGSASGYVALSHAENGKRIVTARLGGGEQAYQPFADNRFNVGISFGELRVSCKQWLGKRWGINVSADSYVSSTYDQHGVELGLFQEF